A genomic segment from Desulfatirhabdium butyrativorans DSM 18734 encodes:
- the cas7-11i gene encoding type III-I CRISPR-associated gRAMP effector Cas7-11i, protein MQLSGKLYAESPIYRGNARKTLFTRDGDGTQRLVSLAGEISGTAQSLMDAFIGASRDGRNKGLLNQLWERLYGTTLPQNLIQSVSCQLNPQCYPKDRFFDLRMGIRLNEDRAAAEANANYKFETLFRNSVFDFSMLVNDKVLKDADNGSKLFYLLRELAEGRLWFGAGKSKGLGKCRLELQSPVETPKEPPRIHPNANHLQISIAFDATNPILVGWNWGKINPEIPAFTAVDGRTLVSAMRNLPAPIRKRLEGLLAGPILNPKDWKRRFSEYLPKVICIWLRESARTETETWTLPAGAVGKLAKGKHPLSKKVLKALEPLIDRPMESQDVLLQELKQALGANANMVDRILKVADVRKETVHRLDPNLWQELASGLGLSETPPESIRSRIQDEPRLIEALIQEIHPALSGLFTRIDQQIRLSQSDTWVEMEFTSREEHLKIKEMLLNGSIPEDHWGDPLDVPEGVGAAAWREFTESHQRVRFQHMLNERNLNKSMTNDRNFIACLQTYREKVRQELAQPDHIDFRAGGVGNRVFSKKYGKPYDNVFMRMLCWEPGSTGESKWAIFIPGGTIKGAFRKRASQILKTLWGEGANTGETISRLFGEQGRRGMILFSDAHLVDTKTSERYWCVMDGVKMDPKTGAPIEEAKADYLFAYGEQLRFHMQLNIQDIRPEDETLLTVLKHLLRDFRNGDIPLGGFKTDGFGWVHADIQRLTWLTGDPKGIGKKIVGEASTVRDGMWYKSELTDAAAANALTSCGSLPTRSQASVDPPRSAAGFISHRAFGGFCGMLSVEVEVLSPTCIRESGEPSFRVDLPEGPVNGWDFFSMSPAEAACRSDEKTYALPSKSIKGMLRHMYSIVSDSRKESTDLSRLNPADSLFGWVGNGPNQAIMGRMALEFAPFQHSSLAWFKVPYPYGSWKHLDGQWKNAGKGFVTPLLIANTWRMFPHVPIPDFVQQLDAFGPDSFQASYFRAMMPGSRAHFTIRFWNLTREELERLIWCITLEGNMVHKIGMGRYLGFGTIRMRLLPDSHLIDWKARYEGKPDSQWKMPLQADQWHHPDILSHIEQLRKVLHAD, encoded by the coding sequence ATGCAGCTTAGCGGAAAACTGTACGCAGAGTCTCCGATTTATCGGGGCAATGCCCGTAAAACCCTCTTTACCCGAGATGGAGACGGCACACAGCGGCTGGTCTCTCTGGCCGGAGAAATCAGCGGAACGGCACAATCGCTGATGGACGCTTTTATCGGAGCGTCGCGGGACGGCCGCAACAAGGGGTTGCTCAACCAGTTGTGGGAAAGACTCTACGGTACGACTCTTCCTCAGAACCTGATTCAATCTGTCTCCTGCCAGCTCAACCCCCAATGCTATCCCAAAGACCGATTCTTCGATCTGCGGATGGGAATCAGGCTGAACGAAGATCGGGCTGCGGCAGAAGCCAACGCCAACTACAAGTTCGAAACCCTTTTTCGCAATTCTGTTTTCGATTTCAGCATGCTCGTCAACGACAAGGTGTTGAAAGATGCCGACAACGGTTCGAAATTGTTCTATCTGCTGCGCGAGCTCGCCGAAGGTCGCCTCTGGTTTGGTGCCGGAAAGAGCAAGGGCCTGGGGAAATGCCGTCTCGAACTGCAATCCCCTGTCGAGACCCCCAAGGAGCCGCCCCGAATCCATCCGAATGCCAACCACCTTCAGATATCGATCGCCTTCGATGCGACCAATCCCATACTGGTCGGATGGAACTGGGGTAAAATCAACCCCGAAATTCCGGCGTTCACCGCCGTCGATGGCCGCACCCTCGTGTCAGCCATGCGCAATCTGCCGGCGCCGATCCGCAAACGTCTCGAAGGACTGCTTGCAGGCCCCATCCTGAATCCCAAAGACTGGAAACGCCGATTTTCGGAATACCTGCCGAAGGTCATCTGCATCTGGCTTCGGGAAAGCGCTCGAACAGAAACCGAAACCTGGACCTTGCCCGCCGGAGCTGTCGGCAAACTCGCCAAGGGGAAACATCCGCTCAGCAAGAAAGTGCTCAAGGCCCTCGAGCCGCTCATCGACCGGCCAATGGAGAGTCAGGATGTCTTGCTGCAAGAGCTCAAACAGGCATTGGGCGCCAATGCCAACATGGTCGACCGGATTCTGAAGGTTGCCGATGTCCGCAAGGAAACCGTCCATCGACTCGATCCGAACCTCTGGCAAGAGCTGGCCTCCGGTCTTGGCCTTTCCGAAACGCCTCCGGAATCGATCCGATCTCGCATTCAGGATGAGCCGCGTTTGATCGAAGCCCTGATCCAGGAAATACATCCCGCTCTTTCCGGCCTGTTCACACGGATCGATCAGCAGATCCGGCTTTCCCAAAGCGATACCTGGGTGGAAATGGAATTCACCAGCCGGGAGGAACACCTGAAGATCAAGGAAATGCTGCTGAACGGGTCCATTCCCGAGGATCACTGGGGCGATCCGCTGGATGTTCCGGAAGGGGTCGGCGCGGCCGCATGGCGAGAATTTACGGAATCCCACCAACGGGTGCGCTTTCAGCACATGCTCAACGAACGCAACCTCAACAAAAGCATGACCAACGACCGCAACTTCATCGCCTGTCTTCAGACCTATCGCGAAAAAGTCCGTCAGGAACTGGCCCAACCCGACCACATCGATTTTCGGGCCGGCGGTGTCGGTAACCGCGTATTTTCGAAAAAGTACGGCAAACCTTACGACAATGTCTTCATGCGCATGCTGTGCTGGGAACCCGGCTCAACGGGCGAATCGAAATGGGCCATTTTCATACCGGGTGGCACCATCAAGGGAGCTTTTCGCAAAAGGGCATCCCAGATCCTGAAAACCCTCTGGGGTGAGGGTGCCAACACCGGAGAGACGATCAGCCGGCTCTTCGGAGAGCAGGGACGTCGGGGAATGATTTTGTTTTCGGATGCCCACCTGGTGGACACCAAGACATCCGAGCGCTACTGGTGTGTCATGGATGGTGTGAAGATGGATCCGAAAACCGGCGCCCCCATCGAGGAAGCCAAGGCGGATTACCTGTTTGCCTATGGAGAACAGCTCCGCTTCCACATGCAGCTCAACATCCAGGACATCCGTCCGGAAGATGAGACCCTGCTGACGGTTTTGAAACACCTGTTACGGGATTTTCGGAACGGAGACATCCCGCTTGGTGGCTTCAAAACAGATGGGTTCGGCTGGGTTCATGCCGACATCCAACGACTGACCTGGCTTACGGGAGACCCCAAGGGCATCGGAAAAAAGATTGTCGGAGAAGCTTCGACCGTCCGGGATGGCATGTGGTACAAAAGCGAACTCACCGACGCAGCCGCCGCCAACGCCCTGACATCCTGTGGTTCCCTGCCCACCCGAAGCCAGGCTTCCGTCGATCCGCCACGATCAGCCGCCGGCTTCATTTCCCACAGGGCCTTCGGCGGATTCTGCGGGATGCTCTCGGTCGAAGTGGAGGTACTCAGCCCGACCTGCATCCGGGAAAGCGGTGAACCTTCCTTTCGGGTCGATTTACCGGAAGGCCCCGTCAATGGATGGGATTTTTTCTCCATGTCTCCGGCGGAAGCCGCCTGTCGCAGCGACGAAAAGACCTACGCACTGCCCAGCAAGTCCATCAAGGGCATGCTCCGGCACATGTACAGCATTGTCAGCGATTCCCGGAAGGAAAGCACCGATTTGTCCCGCCTGAACCCGGCAGACAGTCTGTTCGGTTGGGTCGGCAACGGGCCCAACCAGGCCATCATGGGCAGAATGGCGCTCGAATTCGCCCCGTTCCAGCATTCATCCCTCGCCTGGTTCAAGGTTCCCTACCCCTACGGTTCCTGGAAACATCTGGACGGGCAGTGGAAAAATGCGGGCAAAGGCTTCGTCACCCCGCTGCTCATCGCCAACACCTGGCGTATGTTTCCCCATGTGCCGATTCCCGATTTCGTCCAGCAGCTCGATGCCTTTGGACCGGATAGCTTTCAGGCCTCCTATTTTCGAGCCATGATGCCGGGAAGCCGGGCCCATTTTACCATACGGTTCTGGAATCTGACCCGGGAAGAACTCGAGCGCCTGATCTGGTGCATCACCCTCGAAGGGAACATGGTGCACAAGATCGGGATGGGGCGCTATCTCGGCTTCGGCACGATCCGGATGCGGCTTCTGCCGGACAGCCATCTCATCGACTGGAAAGCCCGATACGAAGGAAAGCCCGACAGCCAGTGGAAAATGCCGCTTCAGGCGGATCAATGGCATCATCCCGATATTCTATCCCATATCGAACAGTTGCGAAAGGTTCTGCATGCTGACTGA
- a CDS encoding glycine zipper family protein: MMTRKYAVLAGIAALLISGCATIPPGPSVMVLPAPGKSFQEFQYDDYACRQWAQQQTGWNANETVTQNTVNSAAVGTLLGAGLGAAIGSTSGNAGAGAGIGALGGMALGTAAGSQQAYVSGMEVQRRYDMAYQQCMYSKGNQIPGRVQPYRAPQYTPPPPPPPSNYTPSEIPPPPAGTPPPPPPTN, from the coding sequence ATGATGACTCGAAAATATGCCGTTCTGGCAGGGATTGCCGCTTTGCTGATCAGTGGATGCGCCACCATTCCGCCGGGTCCGAGCGTCATGGTCCTGCCCGCGCCGGGTAAATCGTTCCAGGAATTTCAGTACGATGATTACGCATGCAGGCAATGGGCGCAGCAACAGACCGGATGGAACGCCAATGAAACCGTCACTCAAAATACGGTGAACAGCGCGGCAGTGGGAACCTTGCTGGGCGCAGGCCTTGGCGCGGCTATTGGATCGACTTCCGGTAATGCAGGTGCCGGTGCGGGGATTGGTGCGCTTGGCGGGATGGCGCTCGGAACTGCAGCGGGCAGTCAACAGGCGTATGTATCCGGTATGGAAGTGCAGCGGCGTTATGATATGGCGTATCAGCAGTGCATGTATTCGAAGGGGAATCAGATTCCTGGCCGTGTACAGCCCTATCGTGCGCCGCAGTATACGCCGCCTCCGCCTCCGCCGCCATCCAACTACACGCCATCGGAGATTCCGCCACCGCCAGCGGGCACCCCGCCTCCGCCTCCACCGACAAATTAG